In Exiguobacterium sibiricum 7-3, a genomic segment contains:
- the sufU gene encoding Fe-S cluster assembly sulfur transfer protein SufU codes for MDFNNLDHLYRQVIMDHYKTPRNRGAIDGGVTIDMNNPTCGDTIRLQLAIEDDIVKDAKFDGEGCSISMASASMMTQAVKGKTVEEALQLANVFSEMVQGKDYDDEKFDLGDAEALSGVTKFPARIKCATLAWKALERGVEEGK; via the coding sequence ATGGATTTTAACAATCTCGATCACTTGTACCGTCAAGTGATCATGGACCACTATAAAACGCCCCGCAATCGTGGTGCGATTGACGGTGGTGTGACAATCGATATGAACAATCCGACATGTGGCGACACAATCCGTCTGCAACTCGCAATCGAAGACGATATCGTCAAAGATGCGAAGTTCGACGGCGAAGGATGTTCCATCAGTATGGCGTCTGCGTCGATGATGACACAGGCCGTCAAAGGAAAAACAGTCGAAGAAGCATTACAACTCGCCAACGTCTTTTCCGAGATGGTTCAAGGAAAAGATTATGACGATGAGAAATTTGATCTGGGAGACGCGGAAGCACTGTCTGGTGTGACGAAATTCCCGGCACGAATCAAGTGTGCGACACTTGCCTGGAAGGCGCTCGAACGCGGCGTCGAAGAAGGGAAGTAA
- the sufB gene encoding Fe-S cluster assembly protein SufB, with product MAKNMPEIGDYKYGFHDRDISIFRSGRGLTTEVVETISKMKEEPQWMLDFRLKSLKIFNEQSMPAWGGDLSDLRFDDITYYVKPSERAEKSWDEVPEEIKRTFDKLGIPEAEQKYLAGVSAQYESEVVYHNMKSELEDQGIVFKDTDTALKENEDLFREYFGKLIPPTDNKFAALNTAVWSGGSFIYVPKGIKMDTPLQAYFRINSENMGQFERTLIIVDEEASVHYVEGCTAPVYTTNSLHSAVVEIFINKNAYCRYTTIQNWANNVYNLVTKRAICEAGATMEWVDGNIGSKLTMKYPAVILKGEGSRGMTLSIAIAGKGQHQDAGAKMIHLAPNTSSTIVSKSISKHGGKVTYRGIVHFGRKATGARSNIECDTLIMDNQSTSDTIPYNEILNDNISLEHEAKVSKVSEEQLFYLMSRGISQEEATEMIVMGFIEPFTKELPMEYAVEMNRLIKFEMEGSIG from the coding sequence ATGGCTAAGAACATGCCTGAAATTGGCGATTATAAATATGGTTTCCACGATCGCGATATCTCGATCTTCCGTTCTGGACGCGGCTTGACGACAGAAGTCGTCGAGACGATCTCGAAAATGAAGGAAGAACCGCAATGGATGCTTGATTTCCGTCTGAAATCACTCAAGATTTTCAACGAACAATCAATGCCAGCATGGGGCGGCGACCTATCAGATCTTCGTTTTGATGACATCACGTACTATGTTAAACCATCAGAACGTGCTGAAAAATCATGGGATGAAGTACCGGAAGAAATCAAACGTACGTTTGACAAACTCGGAATCCCGGAAGCTGAGCAAAAATACCTCGCAGGTGTTTCAGCACAGTATGAATCAGAAGTGGTTTACCACAACATGAAGAGTGAGCTTGAAGATCAAGGAATCGTCTTCAAAGATACGGATACAGCACTGAAAGAAAACGAAGATTTATTCCGTGAGTACTTCGGTAAATTGATTCCGCCGACGGATAACAAGTTCGCTGCTCTTAACACAGCGGTCTGGTCGGGTGGATCATTCATCTACGTACCAAAAGGCATCAAGATGGATACGCCGCTTCAAGCCTACTTCCGGATCAACTCGGAAAACATGGGTCAATTCGAGCGGACGTTGATCATCGTGGACGAAGAAGCATCGGTGCATTACGTCGAAGGATGTACGGCACCGGTCTACACGACGAACTCGCTTCACTCAGCAGTCGTTGAGATCTTCATCAACAAAAACGCGTACTGCCGTTACACGACAATCCAAAACTGGGCGAACAACGTCTACAACCTCGTTACGAAACGTGCGATCTGTGAAGCCGGCGCGACGATGGAATGGGTCGATGGTAACATCGGTTCGAAATTGACGATGAAATATCCAGCCGTCATCTTAAAAGGTGAAGGTTCACGTGGTATGACATTATCAATCGCGATCGCGGGTAAAGGTCAACACCAAGATGCGGGCGCGAAGATGATTCACCTTGCACCAAACACGTCGTCGACAATCGTCTCGAAGTCGATTTCAAAACACGGTGGGAAAGTAACGTACCGTGGAATTGTCCACTTTGGTCGTAAAGCGACCGGCGCACGTTCGAACATCGAATGTGACACGTTGATCATGGACAACCAGTCGACATCAGATACGATTCCGTACAACGAAATTCTCAACGATAACATTTCGCTTGAACACGAAGCGAAGGTGTCGAAGGTCTCAGAAGAGCAATTGTTCTACTTGATGAGCCGCGGGATTTCACAAGAAGAAGCAACGGAAATGATCGTCATGGGCTTCATCGAGCCGTTCACAAAAGAATTGCCGATGGAATATGCGGTCGAAATGAACCGTCTCATCAAGTTCGAGATGGAAGGTTCAATCGGATAA
- a CDS encoding dihydrofolate reductase family protein, whose protein sequence is MRKLIYSFQVSLDGYIEDASGSIAFASPDAELHQYFNDYETEFDTHVYGRRLYEMMQYWESADQTDTDPIIVAYAKTWQALEKIVFSETMTAVEGNARLATRPLAEELAALKQAPGKQIAIGGATLAAEAVRLDLIDRYHVVIYPVLLGGGKRMFPLFEHSLSLQLVEQQTFASGCIALTYERIRTDS, encoded by the coding sequence ATGCGTAAACTCATTTATTCTTTTCAAGTCTCGCTCGACGGGTACATCGAGGATGCGTCAGGCAGCATCGCGTTTGCGTCACCGGACGCTGAGCTGCATCAGTATTTTAATGACTACGAAACAGAATTTGATACCCATGTTTATGGACGTCGTCTGTATGAAATGATGCAGTACTGGGAGTCCGCGGATCAAACGGACACAGATCCGATCATCGTAGCGTATGCGAAGACATGGCAAGCGCTCGAGAAGATTGTGTTCTCGGAAACGATGACAGCAGTCGAGGGAAACGCACGTCTTGCGACGAGACCACTTGCGGAGGAACTGGCGGCATTGAAGCAGGCACCCGGGAAACAGATTGCGATCGGCGGGGCGACGCTTGCGGCAGAAGCCGTCCGCTTGGACTTGATCGACCGCTACCATGTCGTCATCTATCCCGTCTTACTCGGAGGCGGCAAGCGGATGTTTCCGTTGTTTGAGCACTCCTTGTCCTTACAGCTCGTGGAGCAGCAGACATTTGCTTCCGGGTGTATCGCCTTGACGTATGAACGGATTCGAACCGACTCCTGA
- a CDS encoding DUF72 domain-containing protein yields MIYVGVTGWGDHDSLYPTPQDRKEKLAAYAGHFPAVEVDSTYYAIQPERNYQKWVAETPDDFRFIVKVHRAMSGHDRENKDPLGPIFEQYLASIEPMRQSGKIAAILVQLPPWFDVSKVHLEYLQTIRKSLAGLPVAIEFRNPSWYSEAYQERTLRFLAEHQFIHTICDEPQTEDGSVPFVPVVTQETAFVRLHGRNINGWLKKPGQSSEDWRKVRCLYRYSEEELQGLATHIRSLAEQAKDVYVFFNNNSAGDAVPNAKRLIEILGLDYESLAPRQISLF; encoded by the coding sequence ATGATTTATGTCGGCGTGACCGGTTGGGGCGATCACGACAGCCTCTATCCGACACCACAGGATCGGAAGGAGAAGCTCGCTGCCTACGCGGGCCATTTTCCGGCAGTCGAGGTCGATTCGACGTATTATGCGATTCAACCGGAACGGAATTATCAAAAATGGGTCGCGGAAACACCGGATGACTTTCGGTTCATCGTCAAGGTCCATCGGGCGATGAGTGGTCATGACCGGGAAAACAAGGATCCGCTTGGTCCGATCTTTGAACAATACCTCGCTTCGATTGAACCGATGCGGCAGAGTGGAAAGATTGCAGCAATTCTCGTCCAACTCCCGCCCTGGTTCGATGTCAGTAAAGTGCATCTCGAGTACCTTCAGACGATCCGGAAGTCGCTTGCCGGTCTCCCTGTCGCGATCGAGTTTCGGAATCCGTCCTGGTATTCCGAAGCGTACCAAGAGCGGACACTGCGTTTTTTGGCGGAGCATCAGTTCATCCATACGATCTGTGATGAACCGCAGACGGAAGACGGATCTGTGCCGTTTGTTCCCGTCGTGACACAAGAGACGGCATTTGTCCGTCTGCACGGCCGTAATATCAACGGATGGCTCAAGAAGCCCGGCCAAAGCAGTGAGGACTGGCGGAAGGTCCGTTGCCTGTACCGTTACTCGGAAGAAGAACTGCAAGGTTTGGCGACACACATCCGTTCACTTGCCGAACAGGCAAAAGACGTGTATGTTTTCTTTAACAACAACTCAGCAGGAGACGCCGTACCAAACGCCAAACGACTGATCGAGATTTTAGGTCTTGATTATGAATCGCTTGCGCCCCGGCAAATTTCCCTGTTTTAA
- a CDS encoding bifunctional metallophosphatase/5'-nucleotidase, whose product MKLHVIHYNDLHSHFDMWPRYMSFMKEHRTYDSLVFDLGDHADRVAPATEATQGKINTHLLNELSPTAVTIGNNEGITFPHDWLADLYTDATFPVLVSNLTAPFVKAGMIQHLPTGKVGIFGLTAPYYELYALLGWTIEDPFEAAAREIEALRDQVDVLICLSHLGFYQDEELAERFPELDLIIGAHTHHVLDDGVVKNGVLIAQAGKYGQYAGEIYLNTDTGEKEAVLHPLEAYPADEATSVLLDKEQYLAERQMKQPIGRTSGLANDWFNPSPFTQLLADTMRDWCQADLACVPAGMLLGSLSPGPVSAFDLHRLCPHPINPCKVTMTGVELKAFIAEVDSERFEQLKVRGLGFRGKLMGKMHYSGNHHQIDNTKTYTVVLPDMFTFGPLFPEIKEMPKEYFMPELLRDLLFNRLSEKSEFGELPVRKH is encoded by the coding sequence GTGAAGTTACACGTCATTCATTATAACGATCTGCATTCACACTTTGATATGTGGCCTCGCTATATGTCGTTCATGAAAGAACACCGGACGTACGATTCCCTCGTCTTCGATTTAGGCGACCATGCGGACCGGGTCGCACCGGCGACGGAAGCGACGCAAGGTAAAATCAATACCCATCTATTAAATGAACTGTCCCCGACGGCTGTCACGATCGGAAACAATGAAGGCATTACGTTTCCGCATGATTGGTTGGCAGACTTATATACGGACGCGACGTTCCCGGTTCTCGTCTCGAACTTGACGGCACCGTTTGTGAAAGCCGGCATGATTCAACACCTACCGACGGGAAAAGTTGGGATTTTTGGGCTGACAGCTCCTTATTACGAGCTGTACGCCTTACTCGGATGGACGATTGAAGATCCGTTTGAAGCAGCAGCACGTGAGATCGAAGCTTTGCGGGATCAAGTCGACGTCTTGATCTGTTTAAGTCATCTCGGCTTTTATCAGGATGAAGAACTGGCGGAACGGTTCCCGGAGCTTGATTTGATCATCGGAGCGCATACGCACCACGTCCTCGATGACGGAGTCGTCAAAAACGGCGTGTTGATTGCCCAGGCCGGAAAGTACGGTCAGTACGCAGGGGAAATCTACTTAAACACGGATACGGGCGAAAAAGAGGCGGTCCTGCATCCGCTTGAAGCGTATCCGGCAGACGAGGCGACATCGGTCTTACTCGATAAAGAACAGTATTTAGCGGAGCGTCAGATGAAACAACCGATTGGCCGGACATCAGGTCTGGCGAATGACTGGTTCAACCCGTCCCCGTTTACGCAACTGCTCGCGGATACGATGCGCGACTGGTGTCAGGCGGACCTCGCCTGTGTGCCGGCCGGGATGTTGCTTGGCTCATTGTCCCCGGGACCGGTGTCCGCGTTTGATTTGCACCGGCTTTGTCCGCATCCGATCAATCCGTGTAAGGTGACGATGACGGGTGTGGAATTAAAAGCGTTCATCGCCGAGGTCGACAGTGAGCGTTTTGAACAGCTGAAAGTGCGCGGTCTCGGTTTCCGTGGTAAATTAATGGGCAAGATGCATTATTCTGGAAATCATCACCAAATTGACAATACGAAAACCTATACTGTCGTCCTTCCGGATATGTTTACATTTGGTCCTTTATTTCCGGAAATCAAAGAAATGCCGAAAGAATATTTCATGCCGGAATTATTACGGGATTTGTTGTTCAATCGCCTATCGGAGAAGTCAGAATTTGGTGAATTACCCGTCCGCAAACACTGA
- the lipA gene encoding lipoyl synthase, with amino-acid sequence MRSVFTDKGGNRFMGRGEIQRKPEWLKIKLNTNETYTELKSMMREKKLHTVCEEAKCPNIHECWAVRRTATFMILGSICTRACRFCAVTTGRPNELDLEEPKRVAESVRLMNLKHAVITAVARDDLNDFGAGVYAETVREVRRMNPETSIEVLPSDMGGNFDALQTLIEAKPDIMNHNIETVRRLTPTVRAKATYDRTLEFLRRSKELAPEIPTKSSLMLGLGETWEEILQTMDDLRANDVDIMTIGQYLQPTKKHLDVIKYYTPQEFAELKQIALGKGFSHCEAGPLVRSSYHADEQVNAAKKNKAALPID; translated from the coding sequence ATCAGGTCAGTTTTTACGGATAAAGGGGGAAACCGATTCATGGGACGCGGAGAGATACAACGTAAACCAGAGTGGTTGAAAATCAAGTTGAACACGAATGAGACATACACAGAACTCAAAAGTATGATGCGCGAGAAAAAGCTCCACACGGTATGTGAGGAAGCCAAGTGTCCGAACATTCATGAATGTTGGGCTGTGCGCCGGACGGCGACGTTCATGATTCTTGGAAGTATCTGTACACGGGCTTGTCGTTTTTGTGCCGTCACGACAGGGCGACCAAACGAACTCGACTTGGAAGAACCGAAACGAGTAGCGGAATCCGTTCGTCTGATGAATCTGAAACATGCGGTCATCACAGCGGTTGCCCGTGATGATTTAAATGACTTCGGAGCCGGTGTCTACGCGGAGACGGTGCGTGAAGTGCGCCGTATGAATCCGGAGACATCAATTGAAGTCTTACCGTCCGACATGGGTGGGAACTTCGACGCGTTACAGACGCTGATTGAAGCCAAGCCGGACATCATGAACCACAACATCGAGACGGTACGCCGTCTGACACCAACGGTCCGGGCAAAAGCAACGTACGACCGGACGCTTGAATTCCTGCGTCGTTCAAAGGAACTCGCACCTGAAATTCCAACGAAATCGAGTCTGATGTTAGGTCTTGGTGAGACGTGGGAAGAAATTTTGCAGACGATGGACGACTTACGGGCGAATGATGTCGACATCATGACGATTGGTCAATACCTGCAACCGACGAAAAAGCACTTGGATGTCATCAAGTACTACACACCACAAGAGTTTGCTGAATTAAAACAGATTGCGCTCGGAAAAGGCTTCTCGCATTGTGAGGCCGGTCCGCTTGTCCGCTCGTCTTACCACGCCGACGAACAAGTCAACGCTGCGAAAAAAAATAAAGCTGCTCTACCGATTGACTGA
- a CDS encoding general stress protein, with protein sequence MRIVGIYHSVPEVVSAVHDLRVAGVVSTDLKVIAHDRYDLEQIEELADLNNQQTSTRLSQEEHMNLWQEIKGIFKKDSAGSSSHSDVLEASGLTKEDVNRANKAAEEGQFVLLVGDEADQHSERKAHDESDNTNVFSGPNTLNERNDRLL encoded by the coding sequence ATGAGAATCGTCGGGATCTATCATTCAGTACCAGAAGTCGTCAGTGCTGTTCATGATTTACGTGTCGCAGGAGTTGTTTCAACAGATTTAAAAGTCATTGCCCATGATCGATATGATTTGGAACAAATCGAAGAGTTGGCAGATCTGAACAATCAACAAACATCGACTCGTCTGTCGCAAGAAGAACACATGAATCTATGGCAAGAGATCAAAGGCATCTTTAAAAAGGACAGTGCCGGATCTTCTTCGCACAGCGATGTACTGGAAGCGAGCGGATTGACGAAAGAGGATGTCAACCGTGCCAACAAAGCAGCGGAAGAGGGACAATTCGTCTTACTCGTCGGCGATGAAGCGGATCAACATTCTGAACGGAAAGCCCACGATGAATCGGATAATACAAACGTTTTCAGCGGTCCAAACACGCTCAATGAGCGAAACGATCGGTTACTGTAA
- a CDS encoding DUF3055 domain-containing protein produces MMQERDFLYDDVEQTKTRFVCWIGETSRFDLAITHSEHFFGKILVLNLLSNRFAIIGPDDFDEPGYIAHAFDLEDEAADELEGYLSDYIGL; encoded by the coding sequence ATGATGCAAGAACGCGATTTTTTATACGACGACGTTGAACAAACAAAAACCCGGTTCGTCTGCTGGATCGGTGAGACGAGCCGTTTCGATTTGGCCATTACCCACTCCGAACACTTCTTCGGAAAGATTTTGGTGCTGAACCTGTTGTCGAACCGGTTTGCAATCATTGGTCCGGACGACTTTGATGAGCCGGGCTACATCGCCCATGCCTTTGATTTAGAGGATGAGGCGGCAGACGAACTTGAAGGATATTTGAGTGACTACATTGGTCTATAA
- the glpX gene encoding class II fructose-bisphosphatase — MERELALEIVRATEAAALASAKWIGRGKKNEADDAATTAMREVLNTVNMAGTVVIGEGELDEAPMLFIGEKVGTTSGPIVDIAVDPLEGTNIVAKGLGNAMVVIAVADQGALLHAPDMYMDKLTVGPNLKGHVSLDDPLEFIIQKAAELNQKRIEDVTVIMQDRPRHDHFREAAMRVGARVRLFEDGDVSAGIAPLSPSTGIDIFIGTGGAPEGVITAAAVKAMGGDMQARLHPMNEEETARVIRMGLADPLQLLTLDDLIKSDDCIFAATGVTTGEMLDGVRFLTDDIVETTSLVMRSKTRTIRKVIAEHSLSRKPYLQKVPQTL, encoded by the coding sequence ATGGAACGCGAATTAGCACTAGAAATCGTCCGAGCAACAGAAGCAGCGGCACTGGCATCCGCCAAATGGATTGGCCGGGGCAAGAAGAACGAAGCCGATGATGCGGCAACGACTGCCATGCGCGAAGTCTTAAATACCGTCAACATGGCGGGAACCGTCGTCATCGGTGAAGGGGAACTCGACGAAGCACCGATGTTATTCATCGGCGAAAAAGTCGGTACGACAAGCGGTCCGATCGTCGATATCGCAGTCGATCCGCTTGAAGGAACGAACATCGTTGCCAAAGGTCTCGGTAACGCAATGGTCGTCATCGCTGTCGCTGACCAAGGTGCTTTGTTACATGCGCCGGATATGTATATGGATAAACTGACCGTCGGACCGAACTTAAAAGGACATGTCTCACTTGACGACCCGCTCGAATTCATCATTCAAAAAGCAGCGGAATTGAATCAAAAACGAATCGAAGACGTCACCGTCATCATGCAGGACCGTCCACGCCATGATCACTTCCGGGAAGCAGCAATGCGTGTCGGCGCACGTGTCCGTCTGTTTGAAGACGGCGATGTGTCAGCAGGAATCGCTCCACTTTCTCCTTCAACTGGAATCGATATCTTCATCGGAACGGGCGGCGCACCGGAAGGCGTCATCACGGCAGCTGCCGTCAAGGCGATGGGTGGCGACATGCAGGCCCGTCTGCACCCGATGAATGAGGAAGAGACAGCACGTGTCATCCGGATGGGACTTGCCGATCCGTTGCAATTGTTGACACTCGACGATTTGATTAAAAGTGACGACTGCATCTTTGCTGCAACGGGTGTCACGACAGGTGAGATGCTCGACGGCGTCCGCTTCTTGACGGACGATATCGTCGAGACGACATCACTTGTCATGCGTTCAAAAACACGGACGATCCGGAAGGTCATCGCAGAACACAGCCTTTCGCGTAAACCTTACTTGCAAAAGGTTCCCCAAACCCTTTAA
- a CDS encoding DUF86 domain-containing protein, producing MYFVNREKIEQTVVCFETALRQSKELTGDALTVSLAWERIGFLVIESIIDIGNSMIDGFIMRDPGSYEDIVMILEDERVIDASLATSLKRIVALRTRIVREFTTSSTAEIRDGLLEEETQLRRFPDAVRRYLETELGPVSAFLPNEE from the coding sequence ATGTATTTTGTAAATCGTGAAAAGATTGAACAAACCGTTGTTTGTTTTGAAACGGCCTTGCGTCAAAGTAAAGAGTTAACAGGGGATGCTTTGACAGTTTCACTTGCGTGGGAACGAATCGGATTTTTAGTGATTGAAAGCATCATCGATATCGGGAACAGTATGATTGATGGTTTCATCATGCGTGATCCGGGAAGTTATGAAGATATCGTCATGATTTTAGAAGATGAGCGGGTCATTGATGCGTCACTTGCGACAAGCTTGAAGCGTATCGTTGCGTTGCGGACACGAATCGTCCGTGAATTTACGACATCGAGTACAGCGGAAATCCGGGATGGTCTTTTGGAAGAAGAAACACAATTACGTCGTTTTCCGGACGCCGTCCGACGTTATTTAGAGACAGAACTCGGACCCGTCTCTGCATTTTTACCAAACGAGGAGTGA
- a CDS encoding TIGR01457 family HAD-type hydrolase, producing MKAKGYLFDLDGTMYNGTEPVKEAVDFVNRLQEEGVPYLFVTNNASMTAEAVAEKLRGMGVHSNAEHVLTSAMATGRYIAELDPGAKVYAIGEGGLIDALERQGLQVVADENAHYVVIGLDRQITYEKLAVGALAIRAGARFISTNGDIAIPTERGFLPGNGALTSVLRVTTEKEPFYIGKPEPVMVNIAAEMIGLAKEDLIMVGDNYHTDILFGINGGIRTMHVNSGVHTPVFIQGQDAQPTYMVDTLAEWIL from the coding sequence ATGAAAGCAAAAGGATATTTATTTGATTTAGACGGTACAATGTATAACGGGACAGAACCCGTCAAAGAAGCAGTCGATTTCGTGAACCGGTTGCAGGAAGAAGGCGTACCGTATCTGTTCGTTACGAACAATGCCTCGATGACGGCGGAAGCCGTTGCTGAAAAATTACGCGGCATGGGTGTGCATTCGAATGCGGAACACGTCTTAACGAGTGCGATGGCGACAGGTCGCTACATCGCAGAACTCGATCCGGGTGCGAAAGTCTATGCAATCGGAGAAGGCGGATTGATTGATGCCCTTGAACGTCAAGGCTTACAAGTCGTCGCGGATGAGAATGCCCACTATGTTGTCATCGGTCTCGACCGTCAGATCACGTATGAGAAGTTAGCCGTCGGAGCACTGGCAATCCGGGCCGGAGCCCGCTTCATCTCAACGAATGGAGACATCGCGATTCCGACAGAGCGCGGATTCCTGCCGGGAAACGGTGCGTTGACGTCCGTTTTACGTGTGACGACGGAAAAAGAACCGTTTTATATCGGGAAACCGGAACCGGTCATGGTCAATATCGCAGCCGAAATGATTGGTCTTGCGAAAGAAGATCTCATCATGGTCGGGGATAATTACCATACGGACATTTTGTTCGGGATCAATGGCGGTATCCGGACGATGCATGTCAACTCCGGCGTCCATACACCGGTCTTCATTCAAGGGCAGGATGCCCAACCGACGTATATGGTCGATACGTTGGCAGAATGGATTCTCTAA
- a CDS encoding NifU family protein produces MEMFDQVNEVLEKLRPFLLRDGGDVELVDVEDGIVKLRLMGACGSCPSSTITLKAGIERALLEEVAGVVEVEQVF; encoded by the coding sequence ATGGAAATGTTTGATCAAGTAAACGAAGTACTCGAAAAATTGCGTCCGTTCCTTCTTCGTGACGGAGGAGACGTTGAACTCGTAGATGTAGAAGATGGTATCGTCAAACTCCGTTTGATGGGAGCTTGCGGCAGCTGCCCAAGTTCAACGATCACACTGAAGGCTGGTATCGAACGTGCCCTGCTTGAAGAAGTAGCCGGCGTCGTTGAAGTCGAACAAGTTTTCTAA
- a CDS encoding DUF1462 family protein has product MEIKVYGAAKTCPSCVGAPSSEETYSWLQAVLGRKYETALTFEYVDFEAVPLDDEWVTALKDDVYFYPLVLLDGEMIDEGYVQLKKITQAIDMRVQKTAPE; this is encoded by the coding sequence ATGGAAATCAAGGTATACGGGGCTGCAAAGACTTGTCCGAGCTGTGTAGGGGCACCGAGTTCTGAAGAGACGTACAGTTGGTTGCAAGCGGTTCTCGGACGGAAATACGAGACGGCATTAACCTTTGAATATGTCGATTTCGAGGCCGTGCCGCTCGACGATGAGTGGGTGACAGCCTTAAAGGACGATGTCTATTTTTATCCGCTCGTCCTGCTCGATGGTGAGATGATTGATGAAGGATACGTGCAGCTGAAGAAAATCACCCAGGCGATTGATATGAGAGTGCAAAAAACGGCCCCGGAATGA
- a CDS encoding NAD(P)/FAD-dependent oxidoreductase — protein MKQLVVLGGGYGGMRICERFKDEEVAVTLVDRLPYHALKTEYYALAAGTLSDRDVRIAFPEGEHLTYKYGHVVQISPETNSVHLQDGTELFYDDLIIALGCEDKYHNIPGAQEFTYSIQTLEESRKTQQAICGLSPGAVVSIVGAGLSGVELASELHESRKDLKIRLFDRGPSVLSFLSDKVSTYVQEWFEEHDVEVINNSNVTFVTADDVQNGDDAYPSNLTIWTAGTQPVKVVRDLGFEADSGGRIKLTDHHHVPEHENVFVIGDCASLPYAPSGQLAEHQADQVVDVLQAKWAGKKLPKLPEIKLRGMLGSLGKSDGFGIVMGKQALTGKVPRLLKSGVLWKHKKIK, from the coding sequence ATGAAGCAACTGGTTGTTTTAGGTGGTGGATACGGTGGGATGCGGATTTGTGAACGATTTAAGGATGAAGAGGTCGCTGTGACACTCGTCGATCGTTTACCGTATCATGCCTTAAAAACAGAGTATTATGCACTAGCTGCCGGTACATTATCGGATCGTGATGTTCGGATTGCTTTTCCGGAAGGCGAACATCTCACATATAAATATGGACATGTCGTCCAGATTTCACCGGAGACGAACTCCGTCCATCTGCAAGACGGGACGGAACTGTTTTATGACGATCTCATCATCGCTTTAGGGTGTGAAGATAAATACCATAACATACCGGGCGCACAAGAGTTTACCTACAGCATCCAGACACTTGAAGAGTCGCGGAAAACGCAGCAAGCGATTTGCGGACTTTCACCCGGCGCGGTTGTCTCGATCGTTGGAGCCGGTCTATCCGGCGTCGAACTCGCCAGTGAACTGCACGAAAGCCGGAAAGATTTAAAAATCCGCTTATTTGACCGCGGACCGTCCGTTTTGTCTTTCCTTTCGGATAAGGTCTCGACCTATGTCCAAGAGTGGTTCGAGGAACATGATGTCGAGGTCATCAATAATTCCAACGTCACATTCGTCACGGCAGATGATGTTCAAAACGGCGATGATGCCTATCCGTCGAACTTGACGATTTGGACAGCCGGGACGCAACCGGTCAAAGTCGTCCGCGATCTTGGTTTTGAAGCGGACAGCGGCGGACGGATCAAGCTGACGGATCACCACCATGTGCCGGAACATGAAAATGTTTTCGTCATCGGGGATTGCGCCAGTCTGCCGTATGCACCAAGCGGACAGCTCGCCGAACATCAAGCCGATCAAGTCGTTGATGTCCTGCAGGCGAAATGGGCCGGCAAGAAGTTACCGAAACTGCCGGAAATCAAGTTACGCGGCATGCTCGGGTCGCTCGGGAAATCAGACGGTTTTGGAATCGTCATGGGGAAACAAGCCTTGACGGGAAAAGTTCCGCGTCTTCTGAAGTCCGGTGTCCTCTGGAAACATAAAAAAATTAAATAA
- a CDS encoding YuzB family protein produces MNPIIEFCISNLATGTQVVMQQLERDPNVDVVEYGCLGYCGICSLDHFCLVDGETVVGETPEELLEKIYLKIEENEF; encoded by the coding sequence GTGAATCCGATTATTGAATTTTGTATCAGTAACTTAGCGACAGGGACCCAGGTCGTCATGCAACAACTCGAACGGGACCCGAATGTCGATGTCGTCGAATATGGTTGTCTCGGTTATTGCGGCATCTGTTCCCTCGATCATTTCTGTCTGGTTGACGGAGAAACGGTTGTCGGCGAGACACCGGAAGAATTGTTAGAAAAGATTTATTTAAAAATTGAAGAAAACGAATTCTAA